The window ACGATGCACTTCTCTTCCATATACATCCTGAATAGTCAACAGATTTACAGAAGAGTTTACGTCTACCCGAAAAATTCCGCTGCCCGGATTCGGATAAAACTGCAGTCCTATCTCACTGACTTCACCAATACCTGAACAGGGATCTACTGTGATCAGCGAAGTATCTCTTCCCACGCAACCGGCCGTATCAGTATACGCATAAACTACATTTTTATTTCCAACACCTGCCAGAGCCGGATCGAATGTATTTCCAGCTACACCCGGACCGGAATAGGTTCCGCCGGCAGGAGTTCCTGAGGTAAGTGTTATAGGAGAAGCCCATACACATACCGGCGTTTGTGTTTCGACATAGGTTACAGCTGGAGCATTCATCGTCACGTTGATGGTATCGGAATTGGTACAACCATTTTGCGCGGTAACCTGTACCCAATAGGTTCCGCCGGAGTTGATAAGGATAGAAGGAAGGGTGGCTCCGGTACTCCAGAGATAGGTGGCATTTGCGGTTATAGGAATACCTGATAGACCTGTTTCCCTGACAAACAACAAAATCATTTCCTAAGGTGGCAGGAGGAACGGAAAGGATAGTGACTAAAATTGCATCCGAGTTCGTACAGCCGACACTGTCAGTAACGGTAACCGTATACGTACCTGAGTTTATCACTGAAATTGTTTGCGTAGTGGCATTGTTACTCCAGAGAAATGCATTTCCGACATTCTGTGCATCGAGTAACGCACTTCCTCCACATTGGCTTATATCATTCCCCAAACCAACGACCGGCAACGGATTAATCGTCACTGAAATGGTATCAGTTCCTGAGCAGCCTGCCGCATCTGTCACCACAACACTATAGTCGCCACCTGTAGTAACCGTTATTTGCGCTGTTGTTGCACCATTGCTCCAGGTATAAGTAGAGTAGCCGGGCAAACTAATCACTGTCGAGGCGCAAGCGGTTACATCTGAACCGAGGGAAACCGGTAACAAGGCAGGACAAACGGAGATACTTTCACATTTGGTATGCTGACCACCGCAGGTATCGGTAACGGTCAGGCAAACATTATACAGACCAAAAGTTGCATAACTATGCGATGGATTTTGCAATGTAGAGGTATTCCCGTCGCCGAAATCCCAGGACCAGGAAGCCGCATTTTGAGAAGCATCCGTAAAATCCACTATTGGATACGTAGTAGTAAAAGAATAGTCCGCCAATGCCGGAGCAGGGCAGATAATAACGGTCGTACAAACGGTATCACTCACGCAGGTACCGGTGATATAGCTGCAAACGGTATAGTTACCGGGCGCAGGAAAGGTATGCGTAGGATTAAAGGTGGTATCTAACGGCGATCCATCACCGTAATCCCAAACGGAAACAGAGGTGGGGCCTGTTCCGTTATTGAAGGAATAAGAGGTTCCCCCTTGCCATGATTGAGTAACATTAAATGCGAAAGTTGTATCGTAGTACATGAACACTCTGCTGATACTGCCTGTTCCGGTGGACCACACTTCTTGCGGAGCAGTTGTTGACAATTCATATTGCATACCAAACCGACTGAGCGTTACGGGGAAGCCATTGATTGATGAATTGAAGAGTCCCGGCCCATAAGAATTGATATTTGAACGAAAACCTAAAATGCCAATATATTCACCCGGGCCCACCTGAATATTCACCGGGATCATGCCTTGAGTCGTATCATTCTGCGTCAAAAACAGCAAAGTGAAATCATTGGTAGCATTTGCAATTGCAGGCGGAATGGTATCCAGGCGCACCACGGCAATACTCTGGAGACCCGTAGAGGCATCGGTAGGCACCTCGAGTCCGGTAATGGTAAAACAGGTAGGTGAAGTAAACCAATAGCCACGCACATTACCTGTATAAGTGGTGGTTTGGGC of the Bacteroidota bacterium genome contains:
- a CDS encoding T9SS type A sorting domain-containing protein, yielding MGRDTSLITVDPCSGIGEVSEIGLQFYPNPGSGIFRVDVNSSVNLLTIQDVYGREVHRIVPATGQLLLNLSNEAEGMYILGAWQEGKVYSLPFIIRK
- a CDS encoding PKD domain-containing protein, translating into MKKIILSVLIVVSIAISSFAQNFIQMPISAQTTTYTGNVRGYWFTSPTCFTITGLEVPTDASTGLQSIAVVRLDTIPPAIANATNDFTLLFLTQNDTTQGMIPVNIQVGPGEYIGILGFRSNINSYGPGLFNSSINGFPVTLSRFGMQYELSTTAPQEVWSTGTGSISRVFMYYDTTFAFNVTQSWQGGTSYSFNNGTGPTSVSVWDYGDGSPLDTTFNPTHTFPAPGNYTVCSYITGTCVSDTVCTTVIICPAPALADYSFTTTYPIVDFTDASQNAASWSWDFGDGNTSTLQNPSHSYATFGLYNVCLTVTDTCGGQHTKCESISVCPALLPVSLGSDVTACASTVISLPGYSTYTWSNGATTAQITVTTGGDYSVVVTDAAGCSGTDTISVTINPLPVVGLGNDISQCGGSALLDAQNVGNAFLWSNNATTQTISVINSGTYTVTVTDSVGCTNSDAILVTILSVPPATLGNDFVVCQGNRSIRYSYNRKCHLSLEYRSHPSFYPYQLRRNLLGTGYRAKWLYQFRYHQRDDECSSCNLCRNTNAGMCMGFSYNTYLRNSCRRNLFRSGCSWKYIRSGSGRCWK